One genomic segment of Canis lupus baileyi chromosome 9, mCanLup2.hap1, whole genome shotgun sequence includes these proteins:
- the LOC140640161 gene encoding uncharacterized protein — protein MAMALARIFLMVGGRAPRAGARAGLLWGPEWGRAQPQLFVFARAWLLSPAEQKRERWGVGGDRERPERGAILTVLMPFSPERARPPGAHSSARRARPALQPPPGRGERSTAGAQRRGSRAPRAARPRWNGDGPEPASAPTAPRPSARRLPPRGPGRSRLPPPPRPGPSRPESPAETRDPGPRREAAAPGCARNCALARGSRNGTVES, from the exons ATGGCGATGGCATTGGCGCGGATCTTCCTCATGGTGGGCGGGCGGGCGCCCCGAGCGGGGGCGCGGGCCGGCTTGCTCTGGGGGCCGGAGTGGGGGCGCGCGCAGCCCCAGCTGTTTGTTTTCGCTCGCGCCTGGCTGCTCAGTCCTGCAGAGCAGAaaagggagaggtggggggtggggggtgatagGGAGAGACCGGAGCGCGGAGCGATCCTCACGGTCCTAATGCCCTTCAGCCCCGAGCGCGCGCGTCCCCCGGGCGCCCATTCATCCGCGCGCAGAGCCCGCCCCGCGCTCCAGCCCCCGCCGGGCCGCGGGGAGAGGAGCACGGCGGGTGCCCAGCGGCGCGGCAGCAGGGCCCCGAGAGCCGCCCGCCCGCGGTGGAATGGCGACGGGCCAGAGCCAGCCTCTGCTCCCACCGCTCCGCGACCGAGCGCCCGGCGGCTGCCCCCGCGCGGCCCCGGCCGGTcccgcctccctcccccgccccggcccggcccgagcCGCCCTGAGTCACCGGCCGAGACGCGCGACCCCGGCCCGCGCCGCGAAGCTGCAGCCCCCGGCTGCGCTCGCAACTGCGCTCTGGCGCGGGGTTCAAG GAATGGAACCGTAGAATCATAG